Proteins from one Candidatus Eisenbacteria bacterium genomic window:
- a CDS encoding acylphosphatase — MAQVRAHIIVQGVVQGVGYRFFAIRIGNELGLSGYTRNLRNGDVEVEAEGERGLIEELVTELRVGPRAASVENVFVEWKEFQGDLKSFDVKF; from the coding sequence ATGGCTCAAGTAAGAGCTCACATTATTGTTCAAGGAGTCGTTCAGGGCGTTGGATACAGGTTCTTTGCCATAAGAATAGGCAATGAGCTCGGGCTCTCCGGATACACGCGAAACTTGAGAAACGGGGATGTGGAAGTCGAGGCAGAGGGGGAGAGAGGCCTCATAGAGGAGTTGGTGACAGAGCTCAGGGTCGGACCAAGAGCGGCAAGCGTTGAAAACGTTTTCGTCGAATGGAAGGAATTCCAAGGAGACTTGAAGAGCTTTGATGTGAAATTCTAG
- a CDS encoding LemA family protein has product MKNAAWLIGILIVVIIILSWYVNGLNRVVRLNEQVNGSWAQVEAQLQRRNDLVPNLVETVKGYAKHESSLFEEVTKLRSGWTGATTTEGKIENAKAMTGAISRLLLVAENYPQLRASENFQTLQAQLEGTENRIAVERQRYNESVRAFNTYIREVFGKFFAKRRGLDKPGVYFEAEAGAKEVPEVKF; this is encoded by the coding sequence ATGAAAAATGCTGCATGGCTCATTGGAATATTGATCGTAGTAATAATAATCCTGTCGTGGTACGTGAACGGTCTCAATAGAGTCGTCCGGCTCAACGAGCAAGTCAACGGCAGCTGGGCACAGGTTGAAGCGCAGCTTCAAAGAAGAAACGATTTGGTTCCAAACCTGGTCGAGACTGTCAAAGGTTATGCAAAGCATGAATCGAGCCTATTCGAAGAGGTCACGAAACTCAGAAGTGGGTGGACAGGCGCGACAACCACGGAAGGAAAGATAGAGAACGCGAAGGCCATGACTGGTGCAATTTCGAGGCTCCTTCTGGTTGCGGAGAATTACCCGCAGCTTCGCGCCTCGGAGAACTTCCAAACTCTGCAGGCACAGCTCGAGGGAACCGAGAATCGAATAGCGGTTGAGAGGCAGAGATATAACGAATCAGTCCGCGCATTTAACACTTATATTCGTGAAGTGTTCGGGAAATTCTTTGCCAAGCGGCGTGGACTGGATAAGCCGGGCGTATACTTCGAGGCTGAAGCTGGCGCTAAGGAAGTTCCTGAGGTAAAATTCTAG